Within the Dryobates pubescens isolate bDryPub1 chromosome 25, bDryPub1.pri, whole genome shotgun sequence genome, the region AGGTCTTGCAGCCTAACCACTAACAGGAAGATGAGAGGCTGGCTTTACAAAAGCTGAGTGCTAATTCCTTGATGCCAGGAGTGTGTGGATGCTGGTTTTGAACATGTAGGGGCTTCCTGTGACAGAGGCAATGATCATTGCCAGTAACCTTAGCTTGATTCCTCGCCTTTAGGTTGCAGGAGATTCTCTGAAGTGCTCTGTCCAAGTTTCTGCATGCTAAGCAGGCCTGCATTCTGTGTCCCAGTGCTTGTCACAGCCCATCAACTTTGCAGGATGTTTCAGGGGCTGATTGTTTGTCTTAAATTTCAGTCACAACAACTTTGTGGCAATCCTGGACCTGCCAGAAGGAGAGCACCAGTACAAGTTCTTTGTGGATGGGCAGTGGACACACGATCCTTCAGAGGTAATGTTTTCTCTGACTCACTCTGTGTGTTCATTGAGGCATCTGAAGAAGAGAGCCTGGCATTTCTGTACTGGTAGCTGGCCTTTCAGGGAGCAGGTTCACAACAGAAACTGACTGGTTTAGCTGGCAGGAGAGACATTGCTGATCCCTGCTGGCCTAGGCATCAGACTGATGGCTTCAAAGGACAGGAGGGCTTGGAACAAACAGGCGACAGAGTCTCCCAGGTATTGGTTTATCAGAGGCAGTGAACTTCTTTTTAACCAGTGCCAAAGTGTCTTTTAAAGCCCTGAAGCATTGCTGACAACCCAGATCTCTGAGCTGGACTTGCTGTCTGTGCCAGAATGATGCTGTTGCTGCTCTAGATACTTTCATAGTCCAGTAAAGATGCCAAAATCTACCAagacttttctttctcctcgGCTATAAAAAGGAGCTTTaaccacaggctgcccagcagtcCCTGTCTGCTTCAGAAATCCTCACAGCTGCTGGTTCCAGTCTCCTTGCTGTCTTAGCAAACCCTGCAGAATCTCACAGAATTTACCTTGCAGTAAATTCAGCTTTTTGAACCCCCCACCTTGGACTCCAGTCGTAGCTTTGATAGTAAACCAGCAATGCCAACCACACCTGGTCCTACCCCAGGCCATGCAGCTCTTAGCCTGGCTCTGAAAGCCCTGCAGAAGCTACAAGTGAATCTTAGCCTCTTGTGTTGTCACTGTTAGCTTTACTCACACCTGATCCCAAGACTTTGGGTGCTGCTCCAACTGACATACACCCCCTAAGCCCTGAACTTGCTCTTAGTCTTAACACTGAGCAGCAGTCAGCTCTTTTCATATCTGGTGCTAGTGTGTTTTAAAAGCCAACAGCCTTCCTGCTAATGCTGATGAGGTTTTGAGACTCCAGTAGTCCTGCAAGGTTGTTTTTATTCTGACTTCTGCTTCTTGCTTCTTCCCAGCCAGTAGTAACCAGCCAGCTGGGTACTGTCAACAACATCATCCAGGTGAAGAAAACTGACTTTGAAGTGTTCGACGCTTTGATGGTGGACTCCCAGAAATGTTCAGACATGTCTGGTATGAGCTTACTGCTAGTTTTATGTCACAGGTTTCAGAGCCTTCCTTTTCAGCTGGAGTTAAAGCTCCAGTAGAGATTAATCCCTGCTTTTGCCAGGCCTGCAGGCACGTGCAGGAATCGTCAATGCACAGAAGAAAAACGTGGAATGCATAAAGCAGGAGGCCTCAGAGACCTGAGGGAGAGCAACACAGGTTACTGTCAGTCTGATCAGGAGGAAGCCATGGAGCTTACCAGCTGTTTGGTTGCCTGTGCAATGTGAGGTGGCTGGATTTGGTGCCCTCAGTGGTGGTTCAGTCTCTGCCTTACAACTTCAGGCCAATGCTGACAGCCTTTGTCTGCCGAGATGGGTTGAGATCAGAAGTTGTGTGGTCAGAGGCAGAAATTAGACACATCCTAGCAGTGGTAACCCAGGCTCAGGAATATGTCATATCCTCTCAGCTATCAGAAGTATATTTTTGCCTTAAGTTTCATATTTTAGTGTAAAAGGAGAGAGGTAAGATTTAGCTTGAGTCATCTCTGGGATCAGCCTTGCCACCTGTTCTGTGTAGACCTATGAGGGATGGAGACCACAGTTGAGACAGTACCTTAGATCTCCCCGAGAAGGCATGTCCTTGGAATCTGAAGCAGAGGGGCAGTTGAAAGCTGCTCTATGCAGCTTTCCCCTGGAGAAAGTCTTTTAGGAGTGGGTCTGGGATGTGTGAGTTAGATGCTGCAAGAAGCCATAAGGAGATTCTAGTAGATGCTTCCCCACCACATGCTGTAACAACCTTTGATTTGTCTTGCTTGAGACTTGGGGGGAGTCTTTTTATTACCCTGTCCTTGCATGGGAGCAATCCCTGccttgtgtgtgtgctgtgtgtgtagTGCTTCTCTTGGAGGTTTACTGTGAAGTGTTTGCTGGAGaagtgctgggcagggatgaCAGTGAAGTTCTGGGATGCAGTAGGGTCCTCAGAACTCCACATCTTCCCAGCTAGTCTGAAGTCAGACAGATTTGAGGCATCTTAAGTCACCTTTTGGGCAGTGACTGatcctctggctctgcagcagctgctgcagttcttGTACTTAGGTGCCATTGATTTCTATTGGCCACATGTTTCTGGATGTGAAAATCAACTCACAGTAATGATGACAACATACCTATAAAGAGCAGATGTTCTCACTGGCTGTTTGAGAATAAATATTCCACATCTTTCTGGCAGAGCTGTCAAGTTCACCTCCAGGACCATACCACCAGGAGCCCTATGTGTGTAAGGCAGAGGAGCGCTTTAAGTCACCACctattcttcctccccacctgctGCAGGTCATCCTGAACAAGGACACAGGCATTTCTGTGAGTACATTCCTTTGTTCTGCTGAATAACAGCCTTGAGGGTGTGAACAGATCAGGGGCAAATCTGGGTACAAACAGGAGCCAGGcaaaggaaaggtttggagTAGTTACTGTGTTAGTACTTTCCTTAGTGCAGCTGCCCAGGTGAGTTGAGCTGAAGTGAATTTTTCTGCTTGGCTCAAAAGCTAGTGCTGGCTGCTCTATTCCCAGCAGCCCTAAtcttctccctgcagcactgTTACGATGTCAGCAGCACATCAGAAATCACTGAGGTGTGTTTCAGGGTGAcagtgaggctgcagaggggctcgCCCTGCAGGGATCTTGGTCTGTGTTTGTGgtggggctcagcaccagcagcagtgtgatGCATGCCAGGGCATGGCTAGTTACAGACAGTGTTTATCACCCATCAGCTGAGATGAGCAGactgagagctctgctgctttcacaCTGTCtcactttctccctttcccagtGTGATCCTGCCCTACTCCCTGAACCCAATCACGTCATGTTGAACCACCTCTACGCACTTTCTATCAAGGTGAGAGGCCAGGGCATGTTCTTCACACTTGTAGCTTTTAGCTAGCCCTGTCAAATGCTCACTTGTTTTCCATCTCCTGTAGGATGGAGTGATGGTGCTTAGTGCTACACATCGCTACAAGAAGAAGTATGTGACCACTTTGCTCTACAAGCCAATATGAGCACCGTAGTAGCTCGTGACCAATCGTTCTGGGCCAGTGCAGTCTCAGAAAGGAACCCTTCTCTTCACCAAATGtacttctgctctgtgctctagCAAAGGAACTCTGATTTCACATTGTTTCTGAGACCTCCTGGTTCTCCTAGATTTGCCTTACTTTCCTAGTCCCACCTTGGAAGCTCTCGGAGATGGCAGCTTTATGGCTATTAGACGGACGGCAAAGGCATCGGTGCCTGTTGTCAGCTCAGGTGAAAAACCACCAGTTCAGTTAGGCTGAAAAACGAGAGGGCAGCAACAAGGTAAAGACCTTCAGCAGTAAGGCCACGGCAAGTGGTCAGCAGGCCAGCCCGAAGTCTAAGGAAGTTCAGGATTCTTGTGGAATCTTACTTGAGCTCAACACTCAGCACcagccagcctgtccctgctttCCTGACTCATCAAACACAATTATTTCAGTAGCAAGCTCCAAACCTGGGGCACTGAAATAAGTGTGACTGTTGATgatcccttcccagcagccttTGCCGGGTGAAATCAGCGACACAATCACCCACAAGCTCGTTTGTATTTTGCAGTAGCCTGGGTGCACTGTTCCTGCTCTGTACAGCTCTGCAGTGGTTTTCTCTTCATGAGAACTGAAATATAACTTTTTCCTCTGTGGAATTTCTGGTAAAGACAGTTGTTTTTAATGGCTGGGGTCTCTGAATCACGAGTGTGTCTGGCAGTAATCTGCTTTTTGAAACCAGCATCTCTTGTTGTCACTGATACATTCTTCCTTAAGCTGGGCTCAGTAGCTGTAAGGAAACCAAAGTGCTCAGTTTAGGGATTAGTTCTTCAGTAACAGCCTGCAGGTGACCAAGTCACCTGTATCCCAGTGGCCAACTCACCCCTTggcatgagcagcagcagcagtgtgctggacacagcagtgctgcaccctccagcaccccaggggtggagctgggcctggctctgggctgcagtgctggctgtgggtgCACAGCATCtggtgcccctgcagccagggctgtggggatcTGCCACTTTGTGTTCTGTGTGTATTTGCTAAGAGATGGTAGCTACACCAGGCTGCCTGTACTTGATACTCTCAGCCTGTTTTATCCCAAACCAAATGCAATGTTAATGCAAAACCGCTGCCAGCGTGCCTGGGGGCCCTGCCCTGATGGAACCGGCTCGGGAGGTGACACACAGAGTCCTTCCCTCTGTATTTTTTTTGGTGCCTGAGTGCCAGTGACTGTGCCAAGGACAACCAGCACCCTCTAACTGGGGGGAAGAGCAGCACGTTGGACAAAACAGCGAGGAGtctgagcagggaggaggactgcagcaggcagcggtCAGTAGAACCAGCCCCAGCAGAAGGGTGGTTTGCCATCCTCAGATctgctcaccagccctgttgcaATACCCTGAGTAGCTGCATAGATCTGGGTCTAGTGCAATGGTTTTCTCTGAAAACTCTTTCTTCATTCTGTGCTATGGATAGGATTTGGTATTCTGAGCTACagaattgcttttgttttcagccTCTCTAGAAACAAATAAAACGTTTTCAAGAAAAGTCAGTGACTTGCCTTGTTATTGCCCTTCCCATCTTCAGTGACCTTTGCTTCCTCAAGTCCTTTCCTGTTTATACCTGTGCTTGTCTGATGGGGGGTGTCTGCCTTGGTGAATTTCATTCATAGTTGAAAGCTTTTCCTTTATTGATGCAGCTTCAAACACTTTTTGTCTGCTTGTGGTTAGTCACcccagaagaggagggaggcaTTGAGTGTATTGCTGATGTGCAATTTAGATGCAGAACAGGAGTCCAGTTGCTCACAATCTCTGGCCATCAGTTCCTTGGGGCTGAAAGCCTTGGCACTGGCCTTGAGTGTCTGCTGGCTTCTCTTTGTTccagctgcttttccagcagACCTTTTCTTCCAAGCctttctcctgggcagcctgtggttgTGCATGGTCAGGTACAGGTGTGTCAGTGAAGCAGGCTGTGCAGTATTAGCACCTGAAAATGCTGACTGGAGAGGAAGGTGGGGAGGAGGCTCAGTGCTGGTTTCTGCAGGAACCCTGTGTGCTTTCCTGGGAATGTGGAGGTTCCTTTGAACGTGAGCATCAGTAGCAGTATGGAGCACAGGTTGGAGAGGTGCAGTTAACCAACAGGATGGCTttgggctggagcagagttgctgagtgacagcagctgggtgTTTGTGTGCAGAAGGATCTGCAGGGTGCCAGATGCAGCTCACAGGCTATGGAACCACAGCAGGAGGTGGTCTTTGGTCAGACCTGAGGCTGGTCAGTAGGAAAAGTGTCAGCAGATGAGAGGCAACTGGTGGAAGGATTATTTCATCTGTGTTCAAAGAAATGCAGCCAGAAGTCATGCAGTGAGGCCCCTGAAACCCTTCAGTGCCAGTAGGGAAATGTTACCACAAGTCTCTTATTTGAATCACCTGGAATTAATTATTTTGCTAGACACAAAGAGGAGCATAGAGGTAGCTTAGTAAGTTTGGCTTGTGGCTTTTTTCCCAGTTGCATACCAGACTTTTTCAATAAGGCAATGACTGAAGCTGAAACTTTGGAGATTCAGAGCCCAGGAAGGGGCAGTATTGATGGACTTGTGTGGCATATTAGCTTCAATTCCCACAGGCTTGGGCTCATT harbors:
- the PRKAB1 gene encoding 5'-AMP-activated protein kinase subunit beta-1 gives rise to the protein MGNTSSDRAGLERHGHKTSRGDTSGGAISTKEGDRPKILMDSPEDADLFHSEEMKAPLDKEEFLAWQQDLEVNDKTPTQARPTVFRWTGGGKEVYLSGSFNNWSKIPLTRSHNNFVAILDLPEGEHQYKFFVDGQWTHDPSEPVVTSQLGTVNNIIQVKKTDFEVFDALMVDSQKCSDMSELSSSPPGPYHQEPYVCKAEERFKSPPILPPHLLQVILNKDTGISCDPALLPEPNHVMLNHLYALSIKDGVMVLSATHRYKKKYVTTLLYKPI